The following are encoded in a window of Dioscorea cayenensis subsp. rotundata cultivar TDr96_F1 chromosome 16, TDr96_F1_v2_PseudoChromosome.rev07_lg8_w22 25.fasta, whole genome shotgun sequence genomic DNA:
- the LOC120279570 gene encoding probable lipid phosphate phosphatase beta, with protein sequence MEAAPRSSLLRRMVDFDTALSLRIHSFFLFVPRPLLKALEISGDGRLWFPLLLSLLPLTPSSPFPTALLLGSLLDLLLIGLLKHLIRRPRPVYNKGMSLAFAVDQWSFPSGHSSRVLFFASFLALSSASIDLGTSFIWDFIRGEPVELVVFLVFLWSATTSISRVLLGRHFVFDVVAGAALGVLEALFVFSFLNFEALHEYLRGNWLPSL encoded by the coding sequence ATGGAAGCAGCTCCGAGAAGCTCTCTTCTCCGGCGAATGGTGGACTTCGACACGGCGCTCTCTCTTCGCATCCACTCCTTCTTCCTCTTCGTTCCCCGTCCTCTCCTCAAGGCCTTAGAGATCTCCGGCGATGGCCGTCTCTGGTTCCCTCTCCTCCTCTCCCTCCTCCCCCTCACCCCGTCCTCCCCTTTTCCCACCGCCCTCCTCCTCGGTTCCCTCCTCGACCTTCTCCTCATCGGCTTGCTCAAGCATCTCATACGCCGCCCCCGCCCCGTCTACAACAAAGGCATGTCATTGGCCTTCGCCGTCGACCAATGGTCTTTCCCTTCCGGCCACTCCTCCCGCGTCCTCTTCTTCGCCTCCTTCCTCGCTCTCTCCTCCGCCTCCATCGATCTCGGAACCAGCTTCATCTGGGATTTCATCCGAGGTGAGCCTGTGGAACTCGttgtgtttcttgtgtttttgtggtCGGCCACTACGtcgatttctagggttttgctTGGCCGCCACTTCGTGTTCGATGTGGTCGCCGGCGCCGCGTTGGGGGTCCTTGAGGCCCTGTTTGTGTTCTCTTTCTTGAATTTTGAGGCTCTTCATGAATATTTGAGAGGGAATTGGCTTCCCTCTTTGTGA
- the LOC120279584 gene encoding oxysterol-binding protein-related protein 2B-like — protein MRARVMPPLCCISANCGNIGAGDRSPLPEDDRAEEIADAAPCEPAVAGVLYKWTNYGRGWRSRWFSLRNGILSYSKIRRRAGDGGDLIGGGGARLIGNASELFSLSGAKLAAVVYLKISSFRESKSDDRRFYIFSPTKTLHLRTYSKKDRVAWIEALVSSSCVISLNEQLSFRHNNISFSTERLRNHMRSEGLGEELIQDCEKIMRSEFSEYHRQLKAQYDEHLTILNTYDSQLEPGNVDDDTITTHEGHLQLLNDDFSSSGHGKFSEYSTTESSDDVGKQDIVELSDEDEPCFFDTRESFTERSTENANKRCTFGDHMADDEMVDFEPELSNDHSFPHVQRRKKLPDPTEKEKCVSLWSVIKDNVGKDLTRVCLPVYFNEPLSSLQKCCEDLEYSYLLDRAYDYGKMGNSLMRILNVAAFAVSGYASSDGRPCKPFNPLLGETYEGDYPEKGIRFFSEKVSHHPMLIACHCEGKGWKFWGDSNLRSKFWARSIQLDPVGILTLEFDDGEIFQWSKVTTTIYNLILGKIYCDHHGTMKIEGNREYSCNLKFKEQSFLDRSPRHVQGFVEDGTGAKVATLKGKWDDNMYYTLEDDVSKTKGVTSPQKASLLWQRSKPPSDPTRYNLSSFAITLNELTPELQEKLPPTDSRLRPDQRHLENGEYEKANAEKLRLETRQRMSRKLQDDGWKPRWFQRDNESGTYRYIGGYWEAREQGKWDSCPHIFSKATS, from the exons ATGAGGGCGAGAGTGATGCCTCCGCTGTGCTGCATCTCCGCCAACTGCGGTAACATCGGCGCCGGCGACAGATCTCCACTGCCGGAAGACGATCGGGCGGAGGAGATCGCGGATGCTGCCCCTTGCGAACCCGCGGTCGCTGGGGTTCTCTATAAATGGACCAACTACGGTCGTGGATGGCGATCGCGGTGGTTCTCGCTGCGGAATGGCATTCTTTCGTATTCTAAGATCCGTCGCCGCGCTGGCGACGGCGGAGATCTCATTGGCGGTGGTGGTGCCCGGCTTATTGGGAACGCTTCCGAGCTGTTCTCCCTTTCCGGCGCGAAGCTTGCTGCCGTTGTTTATCTCAAG ATTTCATCATTTCGTGAAAGTAAATCGGATGATAGACGGTTCTACATATTCTCTCCCACAAAGACACTTCATTTGAGAACTTATTCAAAGAAAGACCGTGTGGCTTGGATTGAGGCTTTGGTTTCTTCTAGCTGTGTAATTTCCTTGAATGAACAGTTATCTTTCAGGCACAACAATATTTCCTTTTCAACTGAAAGGCTGCGAAATCATATGCGTTCAGAGGGTCTTGGTGAGGAACTCATCCAAGATTGTGAGAAGATCATGCGTTCAGAATTCTCTGAGTACCACAGACAATTGAAGGCTCAATATGACGAGCATTTAACCATACTTAACACATATGATTCACAGTTGGAG CCTGGCAATGTGGATGATGATACTATTACAACCCATGAGGGCCATCTGCAGTTGCTAAACGACGATTTTTCTAGCTCTGGACATGGAAAATTCAGTG AATACAGCACGACAGAATCTTCTGATGATGTTGGGAAGCAAGATATTGTTGAATTGTCTGATGAAGATGAGCCTTGCTTTTTTGATACACGAGAGTCTTTTACTGAGCGTTCAACAGAGAATGCCAATAAGAGATGCACATTTGGTGATCACATGGCTGATGATGAAATGGTAGATTTTGAACCAGAACTTAGCAATGATCATTCATTTCCTCATGTTCAAAGGCGTAAGAAATTGCCTGATCCTACTGAGAAAGAGAAATGTGTTAGCCTTTGGTCAGTAATCAAAGATAATGTAGGAAAGGATCTTACACGTGTATGTCTTCCTGTTTACTTCAATGAACCACTATCATCACTTCAGAAGTGCTGTGAGGACTTGGAATATTCATATCTTTTGGACCGGGCATATGATTACGGGAAAATG GGGAACAGTCTCATGAGAATTCTGAATGTAGCTGCCTTCGCAGTCTCTGGGTATGCTTCCTCTGATGGGCGACCCTGCAAACCATTCAATCCTTTGCTGGGAGAAACTTATGAAGGTGACTACCCTGAAAAAGGGATCCGATTCTTCTCTGAGAAG GTTAGTCACCATCCTATGCTCATTGCTTGCCACTGTGAAGGTAAAGGTTGGAAGTTCTGGGGTGACAGCAATCTCAGGAGTAAATTTTGGGCCCGATCTATTCAACTAGACCCTGTTGGCATTCTAACACTGGAATTTGATGATGGTGAAATCTTCCAGTGGAGTAAG GTAACAACAACTATTTATAATCTGATCCTTGGGAAAATATATTGTGATCACCATGGCACAATGAAAATTGAAGGTAACCGTGAATATTCATGTAACTTAAAGTTCAAAGAACAGTCCTTCCTTGACCGTAGCCCACGCCAT GTGCAGGGCTTTGTTGAGGATGGCACAGGAGCTAAAGTCGCAACCTTGAAAGGGAAATGGGATGACAACATGTACTACACTCTAGAAGATGATGTATCTAAAACCAAGGGCGTGACGTCACCACAAAAAGCCTCCTTATTATGGCAAAGGAGTAAGCCTCCTTCTGATCCTACTCGATACAACTTATCATCATTTGCAATCACTCTAAATGAGCTAACACCAGAACTTCAG GAGAAGCTTCCCCCAACGGACTCAAGACTTCGACCAGACCAACGGCATCTGGAAAATGGGGAGTATGAGAAGGCAAACGCGGAAAAGCTGAGATTAGAGACACGACAACGAATG TCCCGTAAATTGCAGGACGATGGCTGGAAACCTCGATGGTTTCAAAGAGACAATGAGAGCGGAACATATAGGTACATCGGTGGTTACTGGGAAGCAAGAGAGCAAGGGAAATGGGATAGTTGTCCTCATATCTTCAGCAAGGCTACATCATAA
- the LOC120279490 gene encoding vesicle-associated protein 1-3 codes for MSGGDLLGVQPSELKFPFELRKQSSCSMQLTNKTDQYVAFKVKTTNPKKYCVRPNTGVVLPGTTCDVTVTMQAQREAPPDMQCKDKFLLQAVIVEQGVTTKDITAEMFNKESGKVVEEIKLRVVYIPANPPSPVPEESEEGSPPRSINLENGSQSSSVFDAAAQSFEEQQKEKPSEALAVISKLTQEKNRAIQQNQKLMQELEVLKRESGRHGGGFSVMFVVLVAILGIIIGYIIKKT; via the exons ATGAGCGGAGGGGATCTCCTCGGCGTGCAGCCCAGCGAATTAAAATTCCCAT TTGAATTGAGGAAGCAAAGCTCATGTTCAATGCAACTTACCAACAAGACTGATCAGTATGTGGCCTTCAAG GTTAAGACAACGAATCCAAAGAAGTATTGTGTACGCCCTAACACTGGGGTCGTGTTGCCTGGCACTACTTGTGATGTCACAG TAACTATGCAAGCTCAGAGGGAAGCTCCACCCGACATGCAATGCAAAGACAAGTTCCTTCTTCAGGCTGTTATTGTAGAGCAGGGTGTGACAACAAAGGATATAACTGCTGAAATG TTCAACAAAGAATCCGGTAAAGTTGTCGAGGAGATTAAGTTGCGGGTTGTTTATATCCCAGCTAATCCTCCCTCTCCTGTTCCTGAAGAATCGGAGGAGGGATCCCCTCCAAGGTCAATTAACTTGGAAAACGGATCCCAAAGTTCATCTGTGTTTGATGCT GCAGCACAATCTTTTGAAGAACAGCAAAAAGAGAAGCCTTCAGAG GCATTGGCTGTGATTTCCAAGTTGACTCAAGAAAAAAATCGCGCGATACAGCAAAATCAAAAACTCATGCAAGAGCTG GAAGTGTTGAAAAGAGAAAGTGGAAGACATGGAGGAGGTTTCTCAGTTATGTTTGTGGTTCTGGTGGCAATTTTGGGGATTATTATTGGTTATATTATCAAGAAAACATAA